From a single Nitrososphaerota archaeon genomic region:
- a CDS encoding AbrB/MazE/SpoVT family DNA-binding domain-containing protein — MAESRVGSKEELFPPKKIREKLGLRAGKKVIYKVEAGRLVVEPVPSLEEVLREPPCIEITVDEFHRFRKELSRTVET; from the coding sequence ATGGCGGAAAGTCGAGTTGGTTCGAAAGAAGAACTATTCCCCCCCAAGAAGATCAGGGAAAAACTGGGCCTTCGAGCAGGTAAGAAGGTCATCTATAAGGTCGAGGCTGGTAGGCTCGTGGTCGAACCTGTCCCAAGCCTAGAAGAAGTTTTACGTGAACCTCCATGCATCGAAATAACCGTCGATGAATTCCATAGATTCAGGAAGGAGCTGTCCAGGACGGTAGAGACTTGA
- a CDS encoding type II toxin-antitoxin system VapC family toxin: MIRRGIWLIYLDANFFILCNFDRTAKGDRARRIQREILDGREAITSSLSLDEVMWVIVKNKKAAVLRDTVEDIYAMTNLTVKEVSSNIPLQALDIMEESNLKPRDAFHVAIMEDFDVNEIVSDDDDFDRVSGIKRIRL; encoded by the coding sequence ATTATACGAAGAGGTATTTGGTTGATATATTTAGATGCAAACTTCTTCATACTTTGCAACTTCGATAGAACAGCAAAAGGGGATAGGGCTAGGCGGATTCAAAGAGAGATACTGGATGGCAGGGAGGCAATAACTTCATCCCTGAGCTTGGACGAAGTCATGTGGGTGATTGTAAAGAATAAGAAAGCTGCAGTTCTGAGGGATACTGTTGAAGACATCTATGCCATGACGAACCTGACAGTAAAAGAAGTAAGCTCCAATATTCCGCTTCAAGCTTTGGACATTATGGAAGAAAGCAATCTTAAACCTAGGGACGCCTTTCACGTTGCCATTATGGAGGATTTCGATGTTAATGAAATAGTCAGTGACGACGATGATTTTGATAGGGTGAGTGGGATTAAGAGAATCAGGTTGTAG
- a CDS encoding AbrB/MazE/SpoVT family DNA-binding domain-containing protein codes for MRIKVKLSEKGQMVIPKVVRESVGLKTNKPAILEVKEGVVEIRPLSDEGLVERSRERAEKHGGDLKKLGWVYGDKLYEEVFG; via the coding sequence GTGAGAATCAAGGTTAAACTCAGCGAGAAGGGGCAGATGGTAATTCCCAAGGTCGTGCGAGAGAGCGTTGGGCTAAAGACCAACAAGCCCGCCATACTGGAAGTAAAAGAAGGTGTTGTGGAGATAAGACCACTCTCGGATGAGGGTCTGGTAGAAAGGTCTAGAGAGAGGGCAGAGAAGCATGGTGGAGATTTGAAGAAACTGGGTTGGGTATATGGCGATAAATTATACGAAGAGGTATTTGGTTGA
- a CDS encoding type II toxin-antitoxin system HicB family antitoxin, which produces MTKTTVKGRRFTVVLQKDEDGGYSVQCMELPGAISQGETRAEALKNIKEAIELVLEVLEEKVKSHKPDVEIAEVVV; this is translated from the coding sequence TTGACAAAGACAACTGTAAAAGGCCGAAGGTTCACCGTAGTTCTTCAAAAGGATGAAGATGGCGGATACTCCGTTCAGTGTATGGAGCTCCCAGGTGCAATTAGCCAAGGAGAGACTAGGGCAGAAGCGTTGAAGAACATAAAAGAGGCAATTGAGTTGGTGCTGGAAGTTCTAGAAGAGAAGGTCAAGTCTCATAAGCCAGATGTCGAGATAGCTGAAGTTGTTGTCTAA
- a CDS encoding addiction module toxin, HicA family, with translation MALPVLSWREVLKALGKKGFKPIRQKGSHIYLQNESGRYTVVPRHAGIKKSTLMKILAEAGLSREEFLDLL, from the coding sequence TTGGCCCTTCCAGTCCTAAGCTGGCGTGAAGTTCTTAAGGCCTTAGGCAAGAAGGGGTTCAAACCCATCCGACAGAAGGGTAGCCACATCTACCTTCAAAATGAATCAGGAAGATATACGGTGGTTCCAAGACATGCGGGAATTAAGAAAAGCACATTGATGAAGATACTCGCTGAAGCAGGCTTGTCAAGAGAAGAGTTTCTAGATCTGCTCTAG